One genomic region from Candidatus Limnocylindrales bacterium encodes:
- a CDS encoding NUDIX hydrolase produces MGTLSRKVLRTGPVGSYGVEEVELPSGRRTTLDVLKHPGAAAAVVFRSPATIVLLKQYRHPVGEWLWEIPAGKLDPGENPAECIAREIEEETGLKAATIEAIGVMVTTPAYTDERIWLYEASNLTAGKLAHGHGEEIEIYDVAFDEALAMIGRGEIIDAKTIAALHLVSARRAALPSKT; encoded by the coding sequence GTGGGTACGCTCTCGCGAAAGGTCCTGCGGACGGGCCCGGTCGGAAGCTACGGCGTCGAGGAAGTCGAGCTTCCGAGCGGAAGGCGCACGACGCTCGACGTGCTGAAGCACCCCGGCGCGGCGGCAGCCGTCGTGTTCCGGTCGCCCGCGACGATCGTGCTGCTCAAGCAGTATCGCCACCCGGTTGGCGAATGGCTCTGGGAAATCCCGGCCGGCAAGCTCGATCCGGGCGAGAACCCGGCCGAATGCATCGCACGCGAGATCGAGGAAGAGACCGGGCTCAAGGCTGCGACGATCGAAGCCATCGGCGTCATGGTGACGACCCCGGCGTACACCGACGAACGTATCTGGCTCTACGAAGCGTCGAACCTGACAGCGGGCAAACTGGCCCATGGCCACGGCGAGGAAATCGAGATCTACGACGTCGCCTTCGACGAAGCGCTCGCGATGATCGGACGCGGCGAGATCATCGACGCGAAAACGATCGCGGCGCTGCATCTGGTGTCGGCGCGACGCGCGGCGCTCCCCTCAAAAACATGA
- the serB gene encoding phosphoserine phosphatase SerB, with protein MKAKAATSREIILINVSGEDRPGVTRSLTTILAEYGAIVLDIGQAVIHDLLTLGLLVEVPPGAASGPILKDLLFQAHELDMKIRFTPVTEADYEHWVGQQGKPRHTITVLGRRLSAEHIAAVSSILADQGLNIDMIHRLSGRIPLADTGRTPYACVELSVRGTPRDATRMRAEFLDVTHEHDVDIAFQADDLFRRNRRLVAFDMDSTLIQVEVIDELARAAGAGEEVAKITERAMRGELDFQQSLRMRMKHIAGLDAGVLAEIAENLALTEGAERLIQVLKTIGFKIAILSGGFSYFGEYLATRLGIDYVHANELEIVDGKLTGNVVGPIVDGARKAELLRAIAAKENISMQQVIAVGDGANDLPMLSIAGLGVAFRAKPIVKQSARQALSAAGLDGILYLIGVRDREAEPALDLASEIEEIAEAESR; from the coding sequence ATGAAGGCCAAGGCCGCGACGAGTCGCGAGATCATCCTGATCAACGTCTCCGGAGAAGACCGTCCCGGTGTAACCAGGTCGCTGACGACGATCCTTGCCGAATATGGCGCGATCGTGCTCGACATTGGGCAGGCCGTGATCCACGACCTTCTGACGCTCGGACTTCTCGTCGAAGTCCCGCCCGGCGCGGCATCGGGACCGATCCTGAAGGATCTGCTGTTCCAGGCGCACGAGCTCGACATGAAGATCCGTTTCACTCCGGTCACCGAGGCGGACTACGAGCACTGGGTCGGGCAGCAGGGCAAGCCGCGTCACACCATCACGGTGCTCGGCAGGCGTCTCAGTGCCGAGCACATCGCGGCCGTTTCCTCGATTCTTGCCGACCAGGGACTCAACATCGACATGATCCACCGGCTCTCCGGCCGCATTCCCCTCGCGGACACCGGCCGGACGCCGTACGCGTGCGTCGAGCTCTCGGTGCGCGGAACTCCGCGCGACGCCACCCGCATGCGCGCCGAGTTTCTCGACGTGACGCACGAGCACGACGTCGACATCGCGTTCCAGGCCGACGATCTTTTCCGTCGCAACCGCCGACTCGTGGCGTTCGACATGGACTCGACACTGATCCAGGTCGAGGTGATCGACGAGCTGGCGCGTGCGGCGGGCGCCGGCGAGGAGGTCGCGAAGATCACCGAGCGCGCGATGCGCGGCGAGCTCGACTTCCAGCAGAGCCTGCGGATGCGCATGAAGCACATCGCGGGCCTCGACGCGGGCGTGCTCGCAGAGATCGCCGAAAACCTCGCGCTGACCGAAGGCGCCGAACGCCTGATCCAGGTTCTGAAAACGATCGGCTTCAAGATTGCGATCCTCTCCGGCGGCTTCAGCTATTTCGGCGAATACCTGGCTACGCGTCTCGGCATCGATTACGTGCATGCGAACGAGCTCGAGATCGTGGACGGCAAGCTCACTGGCAACGTCGTCGGCCCGATCGTCGATGGCGCGCGCAAGGCCGAGTTGCTGCGCGCGATCGCGGCCAAGGAAAACATTTCGATGCAGCAGGTGATCGCGGTCGGCGACGGAGCCAACGACTTGCCGATGCTGTCGATTGCCGGGCTCGGCGTTGCGTTCCGCGCCAAGCCGATCGTCAAGCAGTCGGCGCGCCAGGCGCTTTCGGCTGCCGGGCTGGATGGGATTCTCTATCTGATCGGCGTGCGCGATCGCGAGGCGGAGCCGGCGCTGGACCTGGCATCGGAGATCGAGGAAATCGCCGAGGCCGAGAGCCGGTGA
- a CDS encoding YebC/PmpR family DNA-binding transcriptional regulator yields the protein MGRIFETRKHTMFARWDRMAKAFTRVGKEIVIAVKAGGPDPDGNPQLRRVIQNARSVNMPKDKIESAIKRAAGKDVADYQEIVYEGYAPHGVAILIEAATDNPTRTVANVRNCLSKGSGNLGAGGSVSFLFKRMGTFRLDPAGIDQESLELELIDDGLEELGESTGEKGEPQILIRCAFADFGRLQKALEDRGIKPISAESEYIPLTPVELAEDAAKDVLKLVDSLEQDDDVQKVFHTLA from the coding sequence ATGGGACGCATCTTCGAGACCAGAAAGCACACGATGTTCGCGCGCTGGGACCGCATGGCGAAAGCCTTCACGCGCGTCGGCAAGGAAATCGTCATCGCCGTCAAGGCCGGCGGCCCGGACCCGGACGGCAATCCGCAGCTTCGGCGCGTCATCCAGAACGCACGCTCGGTCAACATGCCGAAGGACAAGATCGAATCGGCGATCAAGCGTGCGGCCGGAAAAGACGTCGCCGACTACCAGGAGATCGTCTACGAAGGTTACGCGCCGCACGGCGTGGCGATCCTGATCGAGGCCGCGACCGACAATCCGACGCGCACCGTGGCCAACGTGCGCAACTGCCTCAGCAAGGGCAGCGGAAATCTCGGCGCCGGCGGCAGCGTCAGCTTCCTGTTCAAGCGCATGGGCACGTTCCGGCTCGATCCGGCCGGAATCGATCAGGAGAGCCTCGAGCTCGAGCTGATCGACGACGGCCTCGAAGAGCTCGGCGAGAGCACCGGCGAGAAAGGTGAGCCGCAGATCCTCATCCGCTGCGCGTTCGCCGACTTCGGCCGCCTGCAGAAAGCGCTCGAAGACCGCGGCATCAAGCCGATCTCGGCGGAATCCGAGTACATCCCGCTGACGCCGGTCGAGCTTGCCGAAGATGCCGCCAAGGATGTGCTCAAGCTCGTCGACAGTCTCGAGCAGGACGACGACGTGCAGAAAGTCTTCCACACGCTCGCGTGA
- a CDS encoding NADPH-dependent FMN reductase, with translation MQILAISGSLKATSTNSALLRAAEAIAPAGMHFTFFDQQIGELPHFRPDLDEEGMTPPPAVAALRSLLAEADGVLISCPEYAHGVPGSFKNALDWIVSSGELSGKPVALLMASPSGAGHAWTALSPTLRVMEADLVFEASLVFARRHLDGDGRLADAGLEAEVRKALDALAIAIRDGQAEGAPLPSGIVK, from the coding sequence GTGCAGATTCTCGCGATCTCCGGAAGCCTGAAGGCAACCTCGACCAACAGCGCGCTGCTTCGTGCAGCCGAGGCGATCGCTCCTGCCGGAATGCATTTTACGTTCTTCGATCAGCAGATCGGCGAGCTGCCCCACTTCCGTCCCGACCTTGACGAAGAAGGCATGACGCCGCCGCCGGCCGTCGCCGCGCTCAGAAGCCTTCTCGCCGAAGCCGACGGCGTGCTGATCTCGTGCCCCGAGTATGCGCACGGCGTTCCGGGCTCGTTCAAGAACGCGCTCGACTGGATCGTCTCGAGCGGGGAGCTGAGCGGCAAGCCCGTCGCGCTGCTGATGGCGTCGCCGAGCGGCGCCGGTCACGCGTGGACTGCATTGTCGCCGACCCTGCGCGTGATGGAAGCCGATCTCGTCTTCGAAGCTTCGCTCGTGTTCGCGCGTCGCCATCTCGACGGCGACGGCCGCCTCGCCGATGCCGGGCTCGAAGCCGAAGTCCGCAAGGCGCTCGATGCTCTGGCAATCGCGATACGCGACGGTCAGGCCGAAGGCGCGCCGCTTCCATCCGGAATCGTGAAGTAG
- a CDS encoding PAS domain S-box protein yields MPSLSVNVQNAALLATAYFSIAAAGHALSPGDDALGFFWLPAGLLLASLLLSPRPAWTSLLIGALIGDAAFGLAYDLAPTAIAGRFGATALEALFGALAVETFVRRPFLMTSSRELLWFLFWTVPIATLLGAKVGVGLSGYEGLVDFEQIFWPRWGSSAMGVLVLAPHMLAWSQPMGSDIGLRKGSRIAEALMLVLATIVSVVVVFVLADGIRSPLRLLLAVPVIWAGLRFGMRGVTTICLALSLPVAFFTGAALVSGDAASLRPEATGAAQTLVALLDVIGLMLALVIQESREQVTAMRRSETRFRAVVEDQTEMIVRWNPDGTRTFVNGAYCRVTGSPAAKLLGSSFAPTLPEADWAYLRARIRSLTPERPVAVGLQKTTRDGGEEVWQEWTHRALFDPDGRLAEVQSTGRDITQRRTDEQKIRRLSRLYASLSAVNHAVLAETEASTFLIATCRILVDDGGLVLAAIGRADFQIGMIEPLARAGAASSFLDTIEIRIDDTPQGQGPAATCIRENRPYVCNHYEDDPRTTPWRDSMRRYGILGSAAFPIRNSEGVWGVLALYSGEPSFFDADELRLLGEIADNISFALENFAQERVRRATEVALRESEKRFRMAMEFSPIGMAIVASDGRWIDVNPSLCRIVGYDRDELLKLDFQTITHPDDLDADLEMMQQVLAGRLDSYQLEKRYIRKSGETIWIQLDVVLVRMSDPAHSYFLSKIQDITARKDTERRILDLNVTLERRVADRTREIEVANRHLELANRELELANRELEAFSASVSHDLRSPLRLIEGFAQMLSKGHIDPLDTEGLEDLERIRNAARRMDERINGMLRLARLTRGPLQRDHVDLSAIANETIETLTAEHPDRRVRVQIEPGLAVRGSAPLLRAVMENLLGNAWKFSARARDPEIVFGRVQRGREPMFFVRDNGAGFSMEYADQLFRAFRRLHDEGEFPGTGIGLVTVQRIVQRYGGRIEVEAAVDKGACFYFTIPDGSGAPSA; encoded by the coding sequence TTGCCATCGCTTTCTGTCAACGTGCAGAACGCGGCACTGCTCGCGACGGCGTATTTCTCGATCGCCGCAGCCGGACACGCGCTGTCGCCGGGCGACGATGCGCTCGGATTCTTCTGGCTTCCGGCAGGACTTCTGCTGGCGAGTCTTCTGCTTTCTCCGCGACCCGCATGGACGAGTCTGCTGATCGGTGCGCTGATCGGAGACGCGGCATTCGGGCTTGCCTACGACCTTGCACCAACGGCGATCGCCGGGCGCTTCGGCGCGACGGCGCTCGAGGCGCTGTTCGGTGCGCTCGCCGTCGAAACGTTCGTCCGCCGCCCGTTCCTCATGACGTCTTCGCGTGAGCTGCTGTGGTTTCTATTCTGGACGGTACCGATTGCGACGCTGCTCGGCGCGAAGGTCGGCGTCGGCCTGAGCGGCTACGAAGGGCTCGTCGATTTCGAGCAGATCTTCTGGCCGCGCTGGGGCAGCAGCGCCATGGGCGTCCTCGTCCTTGCGCCGCACATGCTTGCATGGTCGCAGCCGATGGGGTCGGACATCGGCCTGCGAAAAGGCTCGCGCATCGCAGAAGCGCTGATGCTGGTGCTGGCGACCATCGTGTCGGTGGTCGTCGTGTTCGTTCTCGCGGACGGAATACGCTCACCGCTCCGGCTGTTGCTGGCGGTGCCGGTCATCTGGGCGGGCCTTCGTTTCGGAATGCGCGGAGTGACCACGATCTGCCTCGCGCTGTCGCTGCCGGTCGCATTCTTTACCGGCGCGGCTCTGGTCTCCGGCGACGCCGCAAGCCTGCGGCCCGAAGCCACGGGCGCCGCGCAGACGCTGGTCGCGCTGCTCGACGTGATCGGGCTGATGCTCGCCCTCGTCATCCAGGAAAGCCGCGAGCAGGTGACGGCGATGCGCCGCAGCGAAACCCGTTTCCGCGCGGTCGTCGAAGACCAGACCGAGATGATCGTGCGCTGGAATCCGGACGGAACGAGAACGTTCGTGAACGGCGCGTACTGCCGCGTGACCGGTTCACCGGCAGCGAAACTGCTCGGCTCGAGCTTCGCGCCGACTCTCCCGGAAGCCGACTGGGCCTACCTTCGCGCACGCATCCGCAGCCTGACTCCCGAACGGCCGGTCGCAGTCGGGCTGCAGAAAACCACGCGCGACGGCGGCGAAGAGGTCTGGCAGGAGTGGACGCATCGCGCGCTTTTCGATCCGGACGGCCGTCTGGCCGAAGTGCAATCGACCGGGCGCGACATTACGCAGCGTCGCACCGACGAGCAGAAGATCCGCCGCCTGAGCCGGCTTTATGCGTCGCTGAGCGCCGTCAATCACGCGGTGCTCGCCGAAACCGAGGCAAGCACGTTCCTGATCGCGACGTGCAGGATTCTCGTTGACGACGGCGGCCTCGTGCTGGCGGCGATCGGGCGCGCCGACTTTCAGATCGGAATGATCGAGCCGCTCGCGCGCGCCGGCGCGGCAAGCTCGTTCCTCGATACGATCGAGATCCGGATCGACGATACTCCGCAGGGACAAGGGCCGGCTGCGACCTGCATCCGCGAGAACCGGCCGTACGTCTGCAACCATTACGAAGACGACCCGCGAACGACGCCGTGGCGCGACAGCATGCGGCGCTACGGGATCCTGGGGTCGGCTGCGTTTCCGATCCGGAACTCCGAAGGCGTCTGGGGTGTGCTTGCGCTCTATTCCGGAGAGCCGTCGTTCTTCGACGCGGACGAGCTGCGGCTGCTCGGCGAGATCGCCGACAATATCAGCTTCGCCCTCGAGAATTTCGCGCAGGAGCGCGTCAGGCGCGCCACCGAGGTCGCGCTGCGCGAAAGCGAAAAGCGTTTCCGCATGGCGATGGAGTTCTCGCCGATCGGCATGGCGATCGTTGCGAGCGACGGGCGCTGGATCGACGTGAATCCATCGCTGTGCCGGATCGTCGGCTACGATCGCGACGAGCTGCTGAAGCTCGATTTCCAGACGATCACGCACCCGGACGATCTCGACGCGGACCTGGAGATGATGCAGCAGGTCCTTGCGGGTCGTCTCGACAGCTACCAGCTCGAAAAGCGCTACATCCGCAAGAGCGGGGAGACGATCTGGATCCAGCTCGACGTCGTGCTCGTGCGCATGAGCGATCCTGCCCACTCGTATTTCCTGTCGAAGATCCAGGACATCACCGCGCGAAAAGACACCGAGCGCCGCATCCTCGACCTCAACGTTACACTCGAACGGCGCGTTGCCGACCGGACACGCGAGATCGAGGTCGCCAACCGCCATCTCGAGCTCGCCAATCGCGAGCTCGAGCTGGCTAACCGTGAGCTCGAGGCGTTCAGCGCATCGGTGTCGCACGACCTTCGCTCGCCGCTGCGGCTGATCGAAGGCTTTGCGCAGATGCTCTCCAAGGGCCACATCGATCCGCTCGATACCGAGGGGCTCGAGGACCTCGAACGCATTCGCAACGCCGCGCGCCGCATGGACGAGCGCATCAACGGCATGCTGCGGCTCGCGCGCCTGACGAGAGGACCGCTGCAGAGGGATCACGTTGACCTGAGCGCGATCGCGAACGAAACCATCGAGACGCTGACCGCCGAACATCCGGATCGCCGCGTCCGCGTGCAGATCGAGCCCGGGCTGGCCGTTCGCGGCAGCGCGCCGCTCCTGCGCGCGGTGATGGAGAATCTGCTCGGCAACGCGTGGAAGTTCAGCGCACGCGCACGCGATCCCGAGATTGTTTTCGGTCGCGTGCAGCGCGGAAGGGAACCGATGTTCTTCGTGCGCGACAACGGCGCAGGCTTCAGCATGGAATATGCAGACCAGCTGTTCCGCGCATTCCGGCGCCTTCACGACGAAGGCGAATTCCCCGGAACGGGAATCGGCCTCGTTACCGTCCAGCGCATCGTCCAGCGCTACGGCGGCCGCATCGAAGTCGAGGCCGCAGTCGACAAGGGGGCGTGCTTCTACTTCACGATTCCGGATGGAAGCGGCGCGCCTTCGGCCTGA
- a CDS encoding acetyl-CoA hydrolase/transferase C-terminal domain-containing protein has product MSSAYQTRLRTAAEAAALVRPRDAVCVPLGPGQPGAFLEALGDRDYEDLAIFCALLLAPHAVLFKPGVRVLSGFYGPVERALRDQGLRVDFVPADFRRYAPAMRRLGARVVATVAAPPDSNGRMSLSLHAGASIDELHRAAADPDRLLVVEINAHLPRTFGIDPGHPHSLAIEEADVIIESAQPPPTLPESAPNEVERAIAEQIRPYIRDGTTLQTGIGGIPSTIVELLASSPGGDYGVHSEMFTTGLMKLHLAGKVTNRKGVYDGLSISTFALGTEELHNWLHEREDVRFLPVDIVNDPSVIARNRRMLSINGALAVDLHGQIAADTIDGRQFSGIGGAEDFVSGASFSDGGHSIVCLPSTARVGERVVSRIAARFPAGALVTTPRHQVDVVVTEFGSAELCGLTVAERASALAAIAHPMFRDELREVASRR; this is encoded by the coding sequence GTGAGCTCCGCATACCAAACCAGGCTGCGTACCGCGGCCGAGGCTGCCGCGCTCGTCCGGCCGCGCGACGCGGTCTGCGTGCCGCTCGGTCCCGGCCAGCCCGGCGCGTTTCTCGAAGCCCTCGGCGACCGCGACTACGAAGACCTCGCCATTTTCTGCGCGCTCCTGCTCGCGCCGCATGCGGTCCTGTTCAAGCCCGGCGTGCGGGTGCTGTCGGGCTTTTACGGTCCGGTCGAACGCGCGCTGCGTGACCAGGGGCTTCGCGTCGATTTCGTGCCGGCCGACTTCCGCCGCTACGCGCCGGCGATGCGAAGGCTAGGCGCGCGCGTGGTCGCCACCGTGGCGGCCCCGCCGGACTCGAACGGCCGCATGTCGCTGTCGCTTCACGCGGGCGCCAGCATCGACGAGCTGCATCGCGCAGCGGCCGATCCCGATCGATTGCTGGTCGTCGAGATCAATGCGCACCTTCCGCGTACCTTCGGCATCGACCCCGGCCATCCGCACTCGCTCGCGATCGAAGAGGCCGACGTGATCATCGAGAGCGCGCAGCCGCCGCCGACGCTGCCGGAGTCGGCGCCGAACGAAGTCGAGCGTGCGATTGCCGAACAGATCCGCCCGTACATTCGTGACGGGACGACGCTGCAGACCGGCATCGGCGGCATTCCGAGCACCATCGTCGAGCTGCTCGCGTCGTCGCCGGGCGGTGACTACGGCGTACACTCCGAAATGTTCACGACCGGCCTGATGAAGCTGCATCTCGCCGGCAAGGTCACCAACAGGAAGGGCGTTTACGACGGGCTGTCGATCTCGACGTTCGCGCTCGGGACCGAAGAGCTCCACAACTGGCTTCACGAACGCGAGGACGTGCGCTTTCTTCCGGTCGACATCGTCAACGATCCGTCCGTGATTGCCCGCAACAGGCGAATGCTGTCGATCAACGGCGCGCTCGCGGTCGACCTTCACGGCCAGATCGCGGCCGATACGATCGACGGCCGGCAGTTCTCCGGGATCGGCGGCGCCGAGGACTTCGTCAGCGGCGCGTCGTTTTCCGACGGCGGGCACTCGATCGTATGTCTGCCGTCGACGGCGCGTGTCGGAGAGCGCGTGGTCTCGCGCATCGCTGCACGATTTCCAGCCGGAGCACTCGTGACGACGCCGCGTCACCAGGTTGACGTCGTGGTCACGGAGTTCGGCAGCGCCGAGCTCTGCGGGCTGACGGTTGCAGAGCGGGCATCCGCGCTCGCCGCAATCGCGCATCCGATGTTCCGTGATGAATTGCGCGAGGTCGCAAGCCGCCGATAG
- a CDS encoding TetR/AcrR family transcriptional regulator — MSRTNTQAAASTSRATGLPGTADATAKAIAPEGRRTRRRRELHQNILATAAGLFARDGYDVTTVEKIASASDIAQATFFNHFRSKEDVLREVGQDVFTRFQRLVEEQLARRATTRGRLAGFAARSAELVRRAPEMTRRVLIAVLRSSRPGESGAELASMQAAFANLLADGRQAGDVRDDVDLDLAAELLVSVVMGAMTHWINDPDYPLEHRLGATLSLVSDRLLVSTGDNPDKPARTKSAPGKRKPR; from the coding sequence ATGTCGCGCACGAACACTCAGGCTGCTGCTTCCACCTCCCGCGCGACCGGCTTGCCCGGCACCGCCGACGCGACGGCCAAAGCGATCGCGCCCGAAGGCCGCCGCACGCGCCGCCGGCGCGAGCTTCACCAGAACATTCTTGCAACGGCCGCCGGCCTGTTCGCGCGCGACGGTTACGACGTGACGACCGTCGAGAAGATCGCGTCGGCATCCGACATCGCGCAGGCGACGTTCTTCAATCATTTTCGAAGCAAGGAAGACGTGCTGCGCGAAGTCGGCCAGGACGTCTTCACGAGATTTCAGCGCCTCGTCGAAGAGCAACTCGCGCGCCGAGCGACGACGCGCGGCCGCCTGGCCGGATTCGCCGCACGCAGCGCCGAGCTCGTGCGGCGTGCGCCGGAGATGACGAGGCGGGTTCTCATCGCCGTGCTGCGCTCGTCACGACCCGGAGAATCCGGAGCGGAGCTCGCGTCGATGCAGGCGGCGTTCGCCAACCTTCTCGCGGACGGACGCCAGGCAGGCGACGTGAGAGACGACGTCGATCTCGATCTCGCGGCGGAGTTGCTGGTTTCCGTCGTCATGGGAGCGATGACCCACTGGATCAACGATCCCGACTATCCGCTCGAGCATCGTCTCGGCGCGACGCTTTCGCTCGTCTCCGATCGCCTGCTGGTTTCGACCGGCGACAACCCTGACAAACCCGCCCGCACGAAAAGTGCGCCCGGCAAAAGGAAGCCACGATGA
- a CDS encoding nitronate monooxygenase family protein — protein MKTPICDRLGIEFPIFAFSHCRDVVAAVSNAGGFGVLGAVGFSAEQLRVELDWLDEHVSGGYGVDIVIPGKYVGMGEMDVEKLQVMLAAQIPAEHRDFAKRLLSEHGVPELPSEEKPRELLGWTEATAGLQVEVALEHPKVRAFANALGTPPAEVIQEIQATGRLVGALCGSAKQALSHKEAGLDFIIAQGTEGGGHTGEIGSIVLWPEVIEAAAPIPVLAAGGIGSGKQMAAAMALGAQGVWTGSIWLTVSEADTPPAQKQSYLSATSRDTVRSRSWTGKPCRMLRNDWTEAWEKPENPKPLGMPLQFMVTAEAVSRGHHYASKAQAVGFNPVGQIVGRMNEIRSTRRVIEDMVQDYISATERLRSLLPDA, from the coding sequence ATGAAGACACCAATCTGCGACCGCCTCGGTATCGAGTTCCCGATTTTCGCATTCAGTCACTGCCGCGACGTCGTCGCCGCCGTCAGCAATGCCGGCGGCTTCGGCGTGCTCGGCGCAGTCGGATTTTCCGCCGAACAGCTGCGTGTCGAGCTCGACTGGCTCGACGAGCACGTCAGTGGCGGCTACGGCGTCGACATCGTGATCCCCGGCAAATACGTCGGCATGGGCGAGATGGACGTCGAGAAGCTGCAGGTGATGCTCGCTGCGCAGATTCCCGCCGAGCACCGCGACTTCGCCAAACGCCTGCTGAGCGAGCACGGCGTGCCCGAGCTTCCGAGCGAGGAAAAGCCGCGTGAGCTTCTCGGATGGACCGAGGCGACCGCCGGACTACAGGTCGAAGTGGCGCTCGAGCATCCGAAAGTACGCGCATTCGCGAACGCGCTCGGCACGCCGCCGGCCGAAGTGATTCAGGAGATCCAGGCGACCGGCCGCCTCGTCGGCGCACTGTGCGGCAGTGCAAAGCAGGCGCTGTCTCACAAGGAAGCGGGGCTCGACTTCATCATCGCGCAGGGCACCGAAGGCGGCGGGCACACCGGTGAGATCGGCAGCATCGTGCTGTGGCCCGAGGTCATCGAAGCCGCAGCGCCGATTCCGGTGCTCGCGGCCGGCGGCATCGGCAGTGGAAAGCAGATGGCCGCGGCAATGGCGCTCGGTGCACAGGGCGTGTGGACCGGATCGATCTGGCTTACGGTCAGCGAAGCCGATACGCCGCCCGCGCAGAAGCAAAGTTATCTTTCGGCGACCAGCCGCGACACCGTGCGCTCGCGTTCGTGGACCGGCAAGCCGTGCCGTATGCTGCGCAACGACTGGACTGAAGCGTGGGAGAAGCCCGAAAATCCGAAGCCGCTCGGCATGCCGCTTCAGTTCATGGTGACAGCCGAGGCCGTCAGCCGCGGGCATCATTATGCTTCGAAGGCCCAGGCGGTCGGCTTCAATCCGGTCGGACAGATCGTCGGTCGCATGAACGAGATCCGCTCCACGCGTCGGGTGATCGAAGACATGGTGCAGGACTACATCTCGGCGACCGAACGGCTGAGGTCGCTGCTGCCGGACGCGTAG
- a CDS encoding esterase-like activity of phytase family protein, with the protein MAVLALAAGACGCLRDGDVARPLVLDNRTVGFSRTDPTATTQGKLRFRGGLELRSTDPDFGGLSALLVSSDGASFIAVSDQSHWITGTLEYDDGRLVRAIGGTIAPMRDLEGNPLVDKKGDAEGLATAVEGKNDDLFVSFEGIHRVWRYAFGNDGVDARPVNFPLPPEALKAPRNGGLEGITLVGDGELFAVDERFRNRAGNYRAWVLPFVPADHQPGAANADSRTPAPRAIVPILPYAMTDIRMLPDGNLLTLERRYDPVQGIGIELRRMPWKRDDPAGDHPLDGEIVGRMDTTFEVDNMEGLSVRRDPSGATLVYMLSDDNFNRPIQRTLLMMFELLP; encoded by the coding sequence GTGGCCGTGCTCGCGCTGGCCGCCGGCGCTTGCGGCTGTCTTCGCGACGGCGACGTCGCGCGTCCGCTCGTGCTCGACAACCGCACGGTCGGATTCTCGCGCACCGATCCCACGGCAACGACGCAGGGCAAGCTGCGCTTCCGCGGCGGCCTCGAGCTCCGCTCGACCGATCCCGACTTCGGCGGGCTCTCGGCGCTGCTCGTCAGCAGCGACGGCGCCAGTTTCATTGCAGTCTCCGACCAGTCGCACTGGATTACCGGTACGCTCGAGTACGACGACGGCCGGCTCGTGCGTGCGATCGGCGGCACGATCGCACCGATGCGCGATCTCGAAGGCAATCCGCTCGTCGACAAGAAAGGCGATGCCGAGGGGCTTGCGACGGCAGTCGAAGGAAAGAACGACGACCTGTTCGTGAGCTTCGAGGGCATCCACCGCGTGTGGCGCTACGCGTTCGGCAACGACGGAGTCGACGCGCGGCCGGTCAACTTCCCGCTGCCGCCGGAGGCGCTCAAGGCCCCGCGCAACGGCGGCCTCGAAGGAATCACGCTGGTCGGCGACGGCGAGCTGTTCGCCGTCGACGAGCGATTCCGGAACCGCGCAGGCAATTATCGCGCGTGGGTGCTGCCGTTTGTTCCGGCCGATCACCAGCCCGGTGCCGCGAACGCAGACTCGCGTACGCCCGCGCCGCGCGCGATCGTGCCGATCCTGCCGTACGCGATGACCGACATACGCATGCTGCCGGACGGAAATCTGCTCACGCTCGAGCGCCGCTACGATCCGGTGCAGGGCATCGGCATCGAGCTGCGGCGGATGCCCTGGAAGCGTGACGATCCTGCCGGCGATCATCCGCTCGACGGCGAGATCGTCGGCCGTATGGATACGACGTTCGAGGTCGACAACATGGAAGGATTGTCTGTCCGGCGCGATCCGTCCGGCGCGACGCTCGTCTACATGTTGTCCGACGACAACTTCAATCGTCCGATCCAGCGAACGCTGCTGATGATGTTCGAGCTTCTGCCGTGA
- a CDS encoding GFA family protein, translating into MAEITGGCLCGNVRYQASGEPIFQGVCHCTDCQRSAGTAFNVTIAFREDDVRLTGELKLYQSKSEAGGDVSRWFCPTCGSGIYSQPATAPGMMFVKAGTLDDTSILAPRVHIFTDSRQSWLTLPDDALTFPRSPT; encoded by the coding sequence ATGGCTGAAATCACCGGAGGCTGTCTTTGTGGCAACGTGCGCTATCAAGCGTCGGGTGAGCCGATCTTCCAGGGCGTCTGCCACTGTACCGACTGCCAGCGCAGCGCCGGTACGGCGTTCAACGTCACGATCGCTTTCAGGGAAGACGACGTCCGGCTGACCGGCGAGCTCAAGCTCTACCAGAGCAAAAGCGAAGCCGGAGGCGACGTGAGCCGCTGGTTCTGTCCGACCTGCGGCTCCGGCATCTATTCCCAGCCCGCGACGGCCCCCGGCATGATGTTCGTCAAGGCGGGTACGCTCGACGACACCAGCATCCTCGCGCCCAGGGTCCACATCTTCACCGACAGCCGCCAGAGCTGGCTCACGCTGCCCGATGATGCGCTGACTTTCCCCAGATCGCCGACCTGA